Within Anopheles ziemanni chromosome 2, idAnoZiCoDA_A2_x.2, whole genome shotgun sequence, the genomic segment TGTCCGATGGTTCAGAAAgctagaaagaaaagaaaagatacgAATTTTACGCAAATCAAGAAGAATTatcaaaagcgaaaaaaaaaacaacttaccGATTTCGAAGATGAGCGAGACTTTTTCTTGTGCTTTCGcgcttttttcgactttttcgacCGCGAATGGTGGTGGCTGCAGGAGTCTTCCGTTTCCTTGACAAAATCTTCCCACAATCGCTCCACCTTGTCCTCCTTCTCGTACAGATCGTACACCTCGTGGTCGATCACAATCTTCTGTGCCGTCTCCCAGCTGTCCATCGCCGACAGACCGGCATCGATCCACAGACCCTTGAGCTCATTTTCCATCTTCCGGATGCGACGCGTTTCCTCCTTCAACCGTTCCTTCTCCGCCGCGACCGCTCTCTCCAGCAGCGAATTGTACGTCAGCTTGACGTTCCCCGCATCGAGTGTGGCCGATCGCTTATCCTCGCACACGACTGTCGCAAAGTCTTCGAACGTTGTCGTGCGCACGACAACAAACTCCTTTTCGCGCAGAATTTCCTTGATGATCTTCTTCTCGTCGTGGAACCGTGCTTTCAAATTTTCCACGTAAAATTTGAACAGATCGAGCGGTGTTGAACCGGGCTGACCGAGCATGGCGGAAAAGCGCAGATCGGCCGATATGAGCGGGTACAGTTCGACCCAGAGAGACATCGAGGTAAGTTTACCCTCCTCGTGTAGTGTGTCGAGCAGGGCAAGAAACTGGTCGCGATTTTTCCGTTGCTGTCGCTTCATGCGCTTCTTTTCGCGCTCCTTCTCCTCGTCCTCCTCTCGCTCCAACCCTCGAATGTGCTCTTCGAACACGATCAGTGCATCCTCCTTGTCCATGCCGAGCAGGTTGACGTCGTTCTTGAAGGAAGCATTGTCCAGCAGCATTACCTGCGCCTCGGACCACGTCGTCTGATAGCTAACGGTCGTCATCGCTTCGAGTAGTTCGCCCAGGACACGCATGTTCCGTTTCTTCATCACTCTTGCCTCTTCCTTTTCCCGTTTGGACAGGTTGAAAATGCAATCTTCGTAGATGTCCCTTCGATCCTGCTCCGGAACCGACTTCCACACGTCCAAATTGGCAAACAGTTCGTCGCACCGGTAGAACTTGAGCGTGGAGTTCATTTTATCCGACGACATGAGAAACTTTTCTAGCTCCTCCTTCGACCGCTTCGCCTTCAGCCGCTGTTCTTCGCGTTcgtctttaattttttgtgttttgtaagCGTTGAATGCCTGCTTTTTCTCGCTCAACTTTTTGAACACACTAAATTTCGGATCCTTCTGAATGATCTTCACGCACTGCTCCCAGGACGAGCTCGAGGGAATGTTGCGCTCTTTCAGAAACTCCTTGAACGCCTCAATGGCCTCCTTTTTATCCTTGAATTCCATCACTGGTTCCTCCTCGGTTGGGCCCGGCTGTGATTCGTCGTCCTTCTTGTCGATCGGATCGTCGGGAACCTCGATCGCTGCCAGTGTCGCGGCCATCGCTTGGTCGAGGGCGGAAGATGAATTCTCCGCCGATCCGGGTGTTACCCCCGCAAGTGTGGAAACGTCCCCGGAGACGGATCCACCGGAGGCAGTATTTGCCGTTGTACCGGCAATAGCCGGCGACATCACTGGCAGCACAACCGACTGCATTAGCATACTGCTGGCCATGGCAGATGTTTTAAGGGCAGCAGCTTTTGCAGCCTCGGCGGCCGCCTGTTCCGCGGCAACTTTCTCTTTTAGCTCCAGAAATTCCGGTGGCGCAACCCACTGCGATTCCTTCGTGTTGGTATTGTGGTAGTACAGCTTTCCCGCATCCGAACGGTACTCCTTCCAGGGGCACTGACTCAGTTGCTTTTCGGCGGGTGTTTTAAGCTCCTCCGGCTTTTCCCATGAGCTTTGCTTGGTGATACTGTTGTAAAAGTACGTGCGCCCTTCCGGTGTCTTGTGCTCGGACCACTCACTAACAATCCCCGTCGGTTGCGCGATTCCCGGACCGACGGGTGCCGCTGCGACCGCGTTTGGATCCAGCACCGCCCCGTTGGCGGCCGCTAGTGCGACCGCTGCTGCTACCGCCGCCGAAGCGCCCGGTCCTGGTGCACCCGACGCGGCAGCACCGGTCGCAAAACCCGGCGGTGGTATGTTGAAGTGGGACACCATCGGTGGAGCATACTGCTGCGCAGCGGCTATCGGTGGAACCGACATTTTGACCGACAGATTGCACTACGGCCAGGCACTCGCTATTCGCACCAAACGCACACTCGGAACCTATTCGTATCGAGGATATCGAAAAGGATTTTATTGTCACCAGCGAAAAGAACCGAGACGCGCAGTcgaatttttcactttttgacAGTTCTTGCTAGCTTCGTGTTTGACGTTTGAAACCAACGACAACGTTGTTCGTTTATAGGCGTACATCAAATATTTCTAATTTCCGGAACATCTATAATATTCAAactatgcattttttttatcatgcaAAATTACTCAATCGTCCTATATTACAGCTTATCGAGGACTTTAATACAGCTTGATGCTTTATCTAAATTCTACGATACATTTAACACGGATAATCCTATTCAAAGTATTCAACACCATACACCGCGGCGATGGTATTCGACCGgccggtttgtttatttcgataCCGAAAGCATTTGCACGACAGAGACGGGACAAGCACAGCCAACCTAGGACGGCTGGTAGTATGAGATCATACTACACTGCGGCCGACTTTTACGATTACGATCCCCGCAACGATATCGATCCATTGTGCTGTTGTGAATTTTTCGATAGGCACAATGAACGAAGTCACTTGCTCGTAACGTGCtgcggttgctgctgttggaaAAGTGCCTTCACCACCACTGGTACCGCTGGTCCGGCGGGCAggtttgtgtttatttgctCGAGTGCAGCTCGATATACCCCACTAGTTTGGATTATTTTTACCGAAATTTTACGCCTGCTAGTTATCCCGTAGTTGCACACCCGCCGTTGTCCGCACAACCATTGCGGTATTTCGGTACACATTATTCCCGGCGACTCATAGTCTAAGCTGTGTCGGGAAAAAATATCATATCAGTGAATTTACGTTTCCCGCATTAGGACAAGCAGCTCCCCTGCTGGCAGGTCCCAGGAGATCTTCCCGTAGCCCATCGattttccatgcagcattcatAAAAGTACCGACCCAAATAGCTGTGTGGCCGCAGGTGCGCGTGTGTGGTGTCTTAATCTTATTCGCTGTTGCATCGATGCAATGCAATATATTACCCGGAAACGTGCAGACGCTTCTCTTTTATGCTATGGTAAAATTGTTCCCGGTGCTTCCCCAGCAATCAATCGACCAGTTTGCCTACAGCGTAAGCTAGTGCCAATTAAGATAAAGTAACATTTTCATATCAGTCAAGCACCGCGTACCATAAAAACATCCGGTCAGGAACAGGCTTTTTAAGTTCCCGTAACGCTGGTGGAAAGAGGGTAAATATCTCGTTTATGTTTTACACTCCGCTATTTTGCCATCCATTATCAACCATCGTATGACGAGTAGGCTATGTGAGGGAAAGAGTTGTTTGATCTCAACGCTAgtactttcccaaaaaaatcaATAGTTCAAGTTGAACGCTGCTTTAACAGAACGTTCTCCCTTGTTTCGATATCTCGCCTAGCAAACCAGTTGGTGGGAAGCTGGGAAATATGCTGCTCACGTTTCAGGATCGTTTGCGGGTACCGTGGCGTGGTGGAGCGAAGCAGATCACACTGGACAATGTGGCACCGATCGCGCTGCTCGTCTGCCTACAGCTTCTGGCAGCGGTTAACTTTTACTGCAGCCTTTTCGTCTTCACAATGATCCCCCTTATGCTCCTTTACTTGAAACGCCTGCTTGGAAAAATACTCCCAAAGTAAGTCACAAAGATACACACCCACCATGTACTGAgtcataaaacaaatttgttctgttttcttcCCCGAAAGGTCGAAATTCTTCATCCTTTGGTTCTTATCGAGCGGCGTTTATTTGCTGTTTCTGTTTGAGTTCACCGTTCCGCTGCTGGAAATTCTACCGCAGGAGAATGTCGCCTTCATAGCACTGCTGAGCCTTTCCTTCATCTTTCTGTTCAAAACAAATCGACGAGCTGCGCTGGGCCATATTACGATGCACGCCTCGAACGGAGCCTCTATCGGTGTGGATGGTTGCAAAAATGGAAACGATTCGCAAACAGCTGTACTGATATCTGATCGGGACGATTCTGATGACGGCGGAAGCGTCGGTGGCGATGGCAGCCGATTGGCATGCCAGCTGTGCCGCAAGTACGTACCCCCGAGAGCTTATCACTGCAAGGTTTGCGCCAGCTGCGTTCAGAAGCAGGATCACCATAACGTTTGGTTGAACTGCTGCGTTGGCAAAGCGAACCACCGGCTGTATTTGCTGGGGTGCATCTTTACGCTGCTGACCTTGCTGCTGTTTGCCAATCTCGCCCTTACCGCCGTTTGCCACCCGACACCCATCTTCAACGTGTACGGCGTGATTGTCATGATGCCGGACGATTGTACTGACATTTTCTTCCAGTATGAGTAAGTATAAATTGCCTGTGTATGCCTTAAGTTTGATGCAGTATATCTGGC encodes:
- the LOC131282670 gene encoding pre-mRNA-processing factor 40 homolog A isoform X1 — protein: MSVPPIAAAQQYAPPMVSHFNIPPPGFATGAAASGAPGPGASAAVAAAVALAAANGAVLDPNAVAAAPVGPGIAQPTGIVSEWSEHKTPEGRTYFYNSITKQSSWEKPEELKTPAEKQLSQCPWKEYRSDAGKLYYHNTNTKESQWVAPPEFLELKEKVAAEQAAAEAAKAAALKTSAMASSMLMQSVVLPVMSPAIAGTTANTASGGSVSGDVSTLAGVTPGSAENSSSALDQAMAATLAAIEVPDDPIDKKDDESQPGPTEEEPVMEFKDKKEAIEAFKEFLKERNIPSSSSWEQCVKIIQKDPKFSVFKKLSEKKQAFNAYKTQKIKDEREEQRLKAKRSKEELEKFLMSSDKMNSTLKFYRCDELFANLDVWKSVPEQDRRDIYEDCIFNLSKREKEEARVMKKRNMRVLGELLEAMTTVSYQTTWSEAQVMLLDNASFKNDVNLLGMDKEDALIVFEEHIRGLEREEDEEKEREKKRMKRQQRKNRDQFLALLDTLHEEGKLTSMSLWVELYPLISADLRFSAMLGQPGSTPLDLFKFYVENLKARFHDEKKIIKEILREKEFVVVRTTTFEDFATVVCEDKRSATLDAGNVKLTYNSLLERAVAAEKERLKEETRRIRKMENELKGLWIDAGLSAMDSWETAQKIVIDHEVYDLYEKEDKVERLWEDFVKETEDSCSHHHSRSKKSKKARKHKKKSRSSSKSLSEPSDIEYEKPASTKKKRKSRSRTPLSASELSESEHEPAHHDHDQQVLLHDQHHSVERQERKRKKKKKHHRSRPSRSPSYDEMLVMEKNGASRSRTPSPEIEKKKKKKDKKKKDKRRSSRSVSRASSGGGRIRSPPEDDGPRSVEGSRSSKMADDAALSESELESQRAALLAQLNEQMDE
- the LOC131281908 gene encoding palmitoyltransferase ZDHHC23-B isoform X1, whose amino-acid sequence is MRSYYTAADFYDYDPRNDIDPLCCCEFFDRHNERSHLLVTCCGCCCWKSAFTTTGTAGPAGSKPVGGKLGNMLLTFQDRLRVPWRGGAKQITLDNVAPIALLVCLQLLAAVNFYCSLFVFTMIPLMLLYLKRLLGKILPKSKFFILWFLSSGVYLLFLFEFTVPLLEILPQENVAFIALLSLSFIFLFKTNRRAALGHITMHASNGASIGVDGCKNGNDSQTAVLISDRDDSDDGGSVGGDGSRLACQLCRKYVPPRAYHCKVCASCVQKQDHHNVWLNCCVGKANHRLYLLGCIFTLLTLLLFANLALTAVCHPTPIFNVYGVIVMMPDDCTDIFFQYDIALCFTGSIYALLMAVFIAISILKQLCFISCGITYTEWRRGDHVNRRNCCWNWKAFCLGQ
- the LOC131281908 gene encoding palmitoyltransferase ZDHHC23-B isoform X2; protein product: MLLTFQDRLRVPWRGGAKQITLDNVAPIALLVCLQLLAAVNFYCSLFVFTMIPLMLLYLKRLLGKILPKSKFFILWFLSSGVYLLFLFEFTVPLLEILPQENVAFIALLSLSFIFLFKTNRRAALGHITMHASNGASIGVDGCKNGNDSQTAVLISDRDDSDDGGSVGGDGSRLACQLCRKYVPPRAYHCKVCASCVQKQDHHNVWLNCCVGKANHRLYLLGCIFTLLTLLLFANLALTAVCHPTPIFNVYGVIVMMPDDCTDIFFQYDIALCFTGSIYALLMAVFIAISILKQLCFISCGITYTEWRRGDHVNRRNCCWNWKAFCLGQ
- the LOC131282670 gene encoding pre-mRNA-processing factor 40 homolog A isoform X2; this translates as MSVPPIAAAQQYAPPMVSHFNIPPPGFATGAAASAAANGAVLDPNAVAAAPVGPGIAQPTGIVSEWSEHKTPEGRTYFYNSITKQSSWEKPEELKTPAEKQLSQCPWKEYRSDAGKLYYHNTNTKESQWVAPPEFLELKEKVAAEQAAAEAAKAAALKTSAMASSMLMQSVVLPVMSPAIAGTTANTASGGSVSGDVSTLAGVTPGSAENSSSALDQAMAATLAAIEVPDDPIDKKDDESQPGPTEEEPVMEFKDKKEAIEAFKEFLKERNIPSSSSWEQCVKIIQKDPKFSVFKKLSEKKQAFNAYKTQKIKDEREEQRLKAKRSKEELEKFLMSSDKMNSTLKFYRCDELFANLDVWKSVPEQDRRDIYEDCIFNLSKREKEEARVMKKRNMRVLGELLEAMTTVSYQTTWSEAQVMLLDNASFKNDVNLLGMDKEDALIVFEEHIRGLEREEDEEKEREKKRMKRQQRKNRDQFLALLDTLHEEGKLTSMSLWVELYPLISADLRFSAMLGQPGSTPLDLFKFYVENLKARFHDEKKIIKEILREKEFVVVRTTTFEDFATVVCEDKRSATLDAGNVKLTYNSLLERAVAAEKERLKEETRRIRKMENELKGLWIDAGLSAMDSWETAQKIVIDHEVYDLYEKEDKVERLWEDFVKETEDSCSHHHSRSKKSKKARKHKKKSRSSSKSLSEPSDIEYEKPASTKKKRKSRSRTPLSASELSESEHEPRQERKRKKKKKHHRSRPSRSPSYDEMLVMEKNGASRSRTPSPEIEKKKKKKDKKKKDKRRSSRSVSRASSGGGRIRSPPEDDGPRSVEGSRSSKMADDAALSESELESQRAALLAQLNEQMDE